One genomic region from Thalassotalea sp. PS06 encodes:
- a CDS encoding lipase/acyltransferase domain-containing protein, whose product MNRLIMAPMALRLEKMGWEVDNLSYPSTSSDKQVLFDTLQQAVGAGPVIMVGHSLGGLVIRDFLNHRNIGSAQVPLVITLGTPHQGATIAEDLAKLNIQGMLGSSPQFGLLPSHYEPEWNLPNKLISIAGNLKIGARPLLDRVWRDGVEESDGTVSVEETCIDGMSEHILVQQTHTSMVYSKDVIKLIDKLGREALGAAPYQRPEHPIKQLLKR is encoded by the coding sequence ATGAACCGTCTGATCATGGCGCCAATGGCGTTGCGTTTGGAAAAAATGGGCTGGGAAGTGGATAATTTGTCTTACCCCAGCACCAGCTCGGATAAACAGGTCTTGTTTGACACCCTGCAACAAGCGGTTGGAGCAGGTCCGGTAATTATGGTCGGTCACTCACTTGGTGGTCTGGTGATTCGCGATTTTTTAAATCATCGCAATATCGGCTCTGCTCAGGTGCCGTTAGTGATTACCCTGGGTACACCCCATCAGGGTGCGACCATTGCCGAAGATCTGGCGAAACTGAATATTCAGGGCATGCTTGGCTCTTCACCACAGTTTGGATTATTGCCGAGCCATTATGAGCCTGAGTGGAATCTACCAAACAAACTCATTTCCATTGCTGGTAATCTTAAAATTGGTGCCAGGCCTCTGCTCGATAGAGTCTGGCGAGATGGTGTGGAAGAGTCTGACGGTACGGTAAGTGTTGAAGAAACCTGTATTGATGGTATGTCTGAACACATTTTGGTGCAGCAAACCCACACTTCAATGGTTTACTCAAAGGATGTCATTAAGCTAATAGACAAACTAGGGCGAGAAGCGCTTGGTGCAGCCCCGTACCAGCGACCTGAGCACCCGATCAAACAGCTATTAAAACGCTAA